A window from Corynebacterium urogenitale encodes these proteins:
- the hemB gene encoding porphobilinogen synthase: MTSSPASGTYIPSRRPRRLRTSPVMRNFTAETDLNPNRFVLPMFIADHENSASAEPTPISSLPGVVQHTEDSLLTAIEEAIEAGVAAVDLFGVPLPEDKDATGTAGIAEDGVLNKALARARKEFGDDVLIIADTCLDEFTDHGHCGVLSTDRWGHTIIDNDATLDSYAAMAVAQAEAGAHIVSPSGMMDGQVRRIREALDAAGHQDVSIMAYSAKYASAFYGPFREAVGSSLEGDRRQYQQDARNLRESLLETQLDIDEGADIVMVKPAMPYLDVLREVAEMSTVPVAAYQVSGEYAMISAAAERGWLDREACILESLTGIARAGADIILTYWATEAAKLLSR; this comes from the coding sequence ATGACTAGCTCCCCTGCATCCGGCACATACATCCCATCCCGGCGGCCACGCCGCCTCCGCACATCCCCAGTGATGCGCAACTTCACCGCAGAAACGGACCTGAACCCCAACCGTTTCGTGTTGCCCATGTTCATTGCGGACCATGAAAACTCTGCCTCCGCGGAGCCAACTCCAATCAGCAGCCTTCCTGGCGTCGTTCAACACACAGAGGACAGCCTGCTCACCGCAATCGAAGAGGCCATCGAGGCCGGAGTGGCCGCGGTCGACCTGTTCGGCGTTCCGCTGCCAGAAGACAAGGACGCCACAGGAACCGCCGGAATCGCCGAGGACGGCGTGCTGAACAAGGCGCTCGCCCGCGCGCGCAAGGAATTCGGTGACGACGTGCTCATCATCGCCGACACATGCCTTGACGAATTCACCGACCACGGCCACTGCGGAGTCCTCTCGACCGACCGTTGGGGCCACACGATCATTGATAACGACGCCACACTGGACAGCTACGCAGCAATGGCCGTTGCACAAGCGGAAGCTGGCGCGCACATCGTCAGCCCCTCCGGCATGATGGACGGCCAAGTCAGGCGCATCCGTGAAGCTCTGGATGCTGCTGGGCACCAAGACGTGTCGATCATGGCCTACTCCGCAAAGTACGCTTCTGCGTTCTACGGGCCATTCCGTGAGGCAGTGGGTTCCTCGCTGGAAGGTGACCGCCGCCAGTACCAGCAGGATGCGCGCAACCTGCGGGAATCCTTGTTGGAAACTCAGCTGGACATCGACGAGGGGGCGGACATCGTGATGGTCAAGCCAGCGATGCCGTACTTGGACGTGCTGCGGGAAGTGGCGGAGATGTCCACTGTGCCCGTCGCGGCGTACCAGGTCTCCGGTGAATACGCGATGATTAGCGCTGCAGCGGAGCGGGGCTGGTTGGATCGTGAGGCGTGCATTCTGGAGTCCCTCACGGGGATCGCGCGCGCCGGGGCGGACATTATCCTCACATACTGGGCGACGGAGGCGGCGAAGCTTCTGTCCAGGTAG